A genomic segment from Microbulbifer elongatus encodes:
- the tilS gene encoding tRNA lysidine(34) synthetase TilS has product MTPPSERLNDLLNRSLKRYPASGQLWLGYSGGLDSSVLLHLLARAQVPVTAVYIHHGLSTDAGAWQDHCQVVAAQLGVPFVAHHVQVDLGDGGLEQGARNARYRAFDQLMGAGDQLLLAHHSDDQAETFLLRLLRGAGVRGLGAMPEYRVVGDRSTEKSLLRPLLKATRSELESYARVHELTWIEDESNTDLAIDRNYLRNRVLPFINERWPVQARVVQASENLREAADLLQDLANEDLQRCGYQRESFGHSVDLVSFSSLTEARRKNLLRGWLALLGSRMPEAVHLVQALQQAGAVGDGAPEVALGEQVLRRYRDRLFLTPQLQPFHGIDGGEIQWDGSGELHLPGNWALLPSQGWPVADYRVRFRIGGERAKPRERRHSQTLKKLLQEYSLPPWLRDRVPLVYRNGALVAVGNLFVTGDGPAEPPIWRFLD; this is encoded by the coding sequence GTGACACCGCCCTCTGAGCGATTGAACGACCTGCTGAACCGCTCCCTGAAGCGATACCCCGCTTCGGGGCAGTTGTGGCTGGGATATTCCGGTGGCCTGGACTCGTCTGTATTGCTACACCTGCTGGCACGTGCACAGGTGCCGGTGACGGCGGTGTACATTCATCACGGCCTGAGTACGGATGCGGGCGCCTGGCAGGATCATTGCCAGGTTGTGGCGGCCCAACTGGGGGTGCCATTTGTTGCCCACCATGTGCAGGTGGATCTCGGAGACGGAGGGCTGGAGCAGGGCGCACGGAATGCCCGCTACCGCGCATTTGACCAGTTGATGGGCGCGGGGGATCAGCTTCTGCTGGCACACCACAGTGACGACCAGGCGGAAACCTTTTTATTGCGCCTGTTGCGCGGCGCCGGGGTGCGGGGGCTGGGGGCCATGCCGGAATACCGTGTCGTCGGTGACCGGTCGACGGAGAAGAGCCTGTTGCGGCCACTACTGAAGGCGACGCGATCGGAACTGGAATCCTACGCCCGCGTGCACGAGCTGACCTGGATTGAGGACGAGAGCAATACAGACCTTGCAATCGACCGAAATTACCTTCGTAACCGGGTGCTTCCTTTTATTAATGAACGCTGGCCCGTTCAGGCCCGTGTGGTGCAGGCGTCGGAAAACCTGCGCGAGGCTGCAGATCTCTTACAGGACCTGGCAAATGAGGACCTGCAGCGGTGCGGATACCAGCGGGAGTCATTTGGTCACAGTGTCGACCTGGTTAGCTTCTCCTCACTCACCGAGGCGCGTCGCAAGAACCTGTTGCGGGGCTGGCTGGCACTGCTGGGATCCAGAATGCCGGAAGCCGTGCACTTGGTTCAGGCGTTACAGCAGGCTGGGGCGGTCGGTGACGGCGCTCCGGAAGTTGCGCTTGGTGAGCAGGTGCTGCGCCGCTATCGCGATCGCCTGTTTCTCACACCACAATTGCAACCTTTCCATGGTATTGATGGGGGCGAGATTCAGTGGGATGGATCTGGCGAACTTCACCTGCCAGGCAACTGGGCGCTGCTACCCAGCCAGGGTTGGCCCGTGGCGGACTATCGGGTCCGATTCCGTATTGGCGGCGAACGGGCCAAACCGCGCGAGCGCCGTCATTCCCAGACCCTGAAAAAGCTGCTGCAGGAGTACAGCCTTCCTCCGTGGCTGCGAGACCGGGTACCACTGGTCTATCGGAACGGTGCTCTGGTGGCTGTGGGCAACCTTTTCGTCACCGGGGATGGGCCTGCAGAACCGCCAATCTGGCGGTTTTTAGATTGA